The DNA sequence TTATTACAAGATAAGTATAAAGTAGCATTTGCTTATACTTTTGGCTGTCTTTTCATAAAGAGATTCTGGCTCGTATTTTTGCATTCCACTACCATTTTCTCTTTTGAAAAGAAAGCAATAGTCTTTTTCTAATTTTTCACTTTCTACATTTGTATTTGGTAAAATATTAGCTATCTAAACATCTATTAATCTTAAGGGCTCTGCAAACAAGTTTTTATATGGTAATATTTTCCAAATTTTATGGGATCTGAATCTTCAGCGTTCTTTTTCACGGTTTCTGAAAAAAGATAAAATATTTTTTGCACTTGTTGAACATAAGTTACATTAAAAGAAAAAAAAGGCTCCTCTATTTAAAACAACTACGGTTATAGCAGATTCTCTTGCAGGAATACGCACACCATCATATGTATTTCCACTGCATTGCACATCAATTGACCAATCTTTTATAGTTTTAAAATTTTTCTTTCTTTGAGGGATTTCTTGTAAATCGAGCATGTTGTTTAATTGCAAATAATTTGTTGAAAAAACCACCGTTTAAATCCTTATTTTTAAGTAAATAACTTAGAAAGTGTATTGATCAAAACTATGATAATCAACACCAAACATTTTTTACAAACATAATAAATAAAACAATAAATAGTCTAGGTAAAGAGGAAAAATTATTTCTCAAATCTTGCGTAGTGAAAAAGCATATCGATAATCCTTTCAAAAGAAGGAGTAAAAAGACCCAGCTTCTTTAAGTACTCACAGCATCTAAATAACTCATTTTGGAAATACTCTAACGCTTTTTCAGGGCCTAGCATATGAACTATGCTGAGTTTAAGATTTTCTTGTTCATCTTGTTTGATATCATGAAGATCGTCTGCTATTTGAAAGGCAAAACCAAAGTGATGAGCTAGTTTTTTAACCAATTTAAGCTGCTTCATATCCCCTCCTCCAAAAAGCCAACCGAAAGCAAAAGAGATTTCAAAAAGGGCTCCTGTTTTTTGAGAGATAATTCTTTGTGCGGTTTCTAAAGAGTTGTCTGGGGGGAAAAGATCAAAAAACTGCCCCCCTGTAGCACCTAAAATCCCAGAGCATTGGGTAGCAATGGAAAGGGCTAACGTGCAAATAACATCACTCAATGCAGAAAAAGGAGGAAAAGATTTTTTAATAACCTCCGCATTTTTATGAATCTTGCCAAACCCAGCTGTCATCAAAGAATAACTTGCTAAAAGAGCCGTTGATTCTCCATAGATCTTATGAGTAGAGGGCTTATCACGCCTTTGGTCATCGTCATCCATACAGGGAAGATCATCGACAATTAAAGAGGCTGTGTGAAAAAACTCCACGGCCAGAGCTGCGTCAGAAACGTCTAGATGGTTGTTTAGAGCTTCTGCAACTAAGATAACGATCAAAGGGCGAAAACGTTTGCCTCCGCTCATTAAAGCGTATTCGCAAGCATCGCGCAATTTAGTTTTTTCTCCAAAATCAAAAAGACTTTGGATAATTTTTTCATCCACTTTTTCTAAATGCGAGGAAAAAGAAGAGGGGCTATTTAAGGTTGTCATAGAGATTCTACCATCATATGTGAAGAGGATTTTACAAGGCTTTTTTGTGAAATATATCTCCGAAGGGTCATATTTGGATAACAGATCACATCTTTTCCGATACAGGTGCCGGGATTAATTACAGTGTTGCATCCAATTTGAGAATTATCTCCTATACATGCACCTAGTTTTTTCAGTCGCGTTTTTATTTTTTTCTGTCCCCAATGAGCAGAAACACATTGATGATCTAGTCGATAATTCGCGCACTTTACGCCTGCACCAAGATTGACATTATTACCTAAAACAGAGTCTCCCACATAATTAAAATGAGGAGCTACTGCTTCATTAAAAAAAATAGAATGCTTTATTTCAGTACCATGACCAATTATACACCGGTCTGCAATTAGCGCATCCCCTCGAATATAAGCTCCTTGGCGGATTTGACAATCTTGGCCAATGATACAAGGTCCTTGAATATAGGCACCTGGCTCAATGGTTGTTCCTGGGCCAATAGAGATCTTATCAGGATCTATAAGCAGCACACCAGGAGCAATATGTATCTCAATTTTTCCTAAACCTTG is a window from the Candidatus Rhabdochlamydia porcellionis genome containing:
- a CDS encoding UDP-N-acetylglucosamine diphosphorylase codes for the protein MESLSLFCLDAYKHKDLFSGLEYPWEALERLRAYLLRQGLGKIEIHIAPGVLLIDPDKISIGPGTTIEPGAYIQGPCIIGQDCQIRQGAYIRGDALIADRCIIGHGTEIKHSIFFNEAVAPHFNYVGDSVLGNNVNLGAGVKCANYRLDHQCVSAHWGQKKIKTRLKKLGACIGDNSQIGCNTVINPGTCIGKDVICYPNMTLRRYISQKSLVKSSSHMMVESL
- a CDS encoding polyprenyl synthetase family protein, whose product is MTTLNSPSSFSSHLEKVDEKIIQSLFDFGEKTKLRDACEYALMSGGKRFRPLIVILVAEALNNHLDVSDAALAVEFFHTASLIVDDLPCMDDDDQRRDKPSTHKIYGESTALLASYSLMTAGFGKIHKNAEVIKKSFPPFSALSDVICTLALSIATQCSGILGATGGQFFDLFPPDNSLETAQRIISQKTGALFEISFAFGWLFGGGDMKQLKLVKKLAHHFGFAFQIADDLHDIKQDEQENLKLSIVHMLGPEKALEYFQNELFRCCEYLKKLGLFTPSFERIIDMLFHYARFEK